In one window of uncultured Campylobacter sp. DNA:
- a CDS encoding transporter substrate-binding domain-containing protein → MKKIIFALLIASCSLFANSLAQIKEKGLIRIGIDGSLPPLSVSEDGKYSGFEISLIEELVKEIFGDKGGKIEYVVTLGNDRITAVQDNKVDLDIAAITVTKEREKLVDFSNPYFSVNIGVLTRTDDNIKTVDDLQDKEILAEPGTTAFDYFSKEGFKVISCASSSECFRALKSGRGSGYADDNMVVLGYSVVDRKVEVNIKNLGTSDFLAIAVQKGNDDLLNALNDGLVKLSKNGFFKKIFNDSIDPFYKGKAEKKYFLLDDLYKMF, encoded by the coding sequence ATGAAAAAGATTATATTTGCGTTGTTAATCGCTTCATGTTCGTTATTTGCTAACTCTTTAGCGCAGATCAAAGAAAAAGGGCTCATTCGCATTGGGATAGACGGCTCACTGCCGCCGCTTAGCGTCTCCGAGGACGGCAAATACAGCGGTTTTGAGATTTCGCTTATTGAAGAGCTCGTGAAAGAAATTTTCGGCGATAAGGGCGGTAAAATCGAATATGTTGTAACTCTAGGCAACGACCGTATCACAGCCGTGCAAGATAACAAGGTCGATTTGGATATCGCAGCCATCACGGTTACGAAAGAGCGCGAGAAGCTAGTGGATTTTTCAAACCCTTACTTTAGCGTAAATATCGGCGTGCTAACTCGCACCGATGATAATATAAAAACCGTAGACGATTTACAAGATAAAGAAATTTTAGCAGAGCCCGGCACTACGGCGTTTGATTATTTTAGCAAGGAAGGATTTAAGGTTATCTCATGCGCTAGTTCGAGCGAATGTTTCCGCGCGCTAAAATCCGGTCGCGGCAGCGGCTATGCAGACGATAATATGGTAGTTTTGGGTTATTCGGTTGTAGATCGCAAGGTAGAGGTAAATATCAAGAATTTAGGTACGTCGGACTTTTTAGCTATCGCGGTGCAAAAAGGCAACGATGACTTGCTAAACGCCTTAAACGACGGGCTTGTCAAGCTCAGCAAAAATGGCTTTTTCAAGAAAATTTTTAACGACAGCATCGATCCTTTTTACAAGGGAAAGGCTGAGAAAAAATATTTCTTGTTAGATGATCTTTATAAAATGTTTTAA